A window of Megachile rotundata isolate GNS110a chromosome 11, iyMegRotu1, whole genome shotgun sequence genomic DNA:
ATCTGGGtaggattaaaaatttgttccctTTTGGAAATGCGAGAATATAAATGGGTAAGCATTCTTGATATTGAGAGTACCACTGGAAAATTGAAGAGAGCAATGCTACAATTTACTCCTGGTAGTTGGACCGCTGTTAGATGGTTGGATCCAACTTGTACATACATGAGATTTGTTGCTCTAAGTCAGTTGGTCATTTTCTGGCAAGTTTCAGAGCTAAACACATTTTTCTTGAAACATGTGTACGAATTTCCTCCTTCCCATCCATTTGTTGTAGCAAGATTAATACTCATTGGAGTAATTGTTGCGCCGTCTGTTAGGTAggcaatgattatagtaatagaATGAACcagataaaattaattataaatttctttttaacacaTGCTTAACAATATTTGtgctaaaaaatatatttcattataaattgtaGGCAGTACTATATGTACGTAACAGATCCAACATGTAGTAGAGTAGGGACTCAGTGTTGGGTTTATGGTGCAATTATGGTAACAGAAGCATTACTATGTATTAGGCATGGTGCTGCGTTGTTTGAACGCACTCAAgcattaaatattcttttatggCTCCTTTGCCAGTCTCTAGTCTCGGTCCTTTGTGTCTATGGCTGTGTTCTGTGGCATCAGTACTTTGAGGTACGTGTTCTGTGCTTTCGAATTGAATGATCAATCATTTTGTAACTAACTGTATGaatatttgtgatttttttGAAATGCCTTGTGCATGGCTCTCATATTTCCAGACAGGAAAAAAAGTTGCTTCAAAACAGTCTATTACTCAGCTAGACAACAGCCATCTGGATGTAATCCCTAGCAGTGGTATGTGTTAAATCTACTACATTCAAAGCATAAATAACATTTCATACTAAGCCGATAGTGTACTGGGCTATTGACTTATAATTAACTGATTACTAAATATAAAGCAAGAGTGCTACAATCTGTTATATAACTAGCATTAATGGTATCAACACATAATAAATTGTGTCATGGATGCTTTTGTTTCGTGTCCTCAATGGAAGATGAGTTTTTATATATGTGGATGTtgtgttatattaataatatttatataatatacagaCAAAAGTAAGTGTATAGACGCACGAAAATGTTCCTgatttattgtataaatttgtacatataaaaataaaatatacatctgTCACAGCTCAGTTCATCATTGGTTTATTAGATGCAAAATTAATGCATATTTACAGTGATCAATGTATGTTTCAGGGAGTATGGTTCATTTTACAAAATCTATGGATTCACTGGAAAAGAAGAAATTGTGAACATGTTCATAACAAAGAACGACCGACTTAAGGTTGTACTGTTTATACTATTAAACTTTCTAGTCGCATCATAAGAGCATACAGAAAAGACTATTCGAATTTAGTAGACTACCAGTGAATGTATGAATTCTTTTGAATTTTGTGTCTGTTTGAGTATGAACACTATGGAAAATATCTTGTTCCTGAGAATAAAACGAAGAGCGTCGTTACCACTTAATTATGCTTCCTTATAAAGAATTGGTCGCTCTATCACTTAAGTTGCTTCAGTCGCATCGTCACACTCAAGATACGGGAACGGAGTGCACGTGTAACTTGGCATTATCTGCGAACCATCCGGACATTTCCAAGCTTTACCGAGGAGCTTGTTGTTTGATGCAGAAACAAAAATACGAATTCGACTCGGTAATTGCTCGTTCTCATATAACGATATATACGATGACGTAAGTGGTGACTTTGTACAATGCGTCTGTAAGCGTGATAGAAAATTCTACTATATATTACTGTCATAACGGTTATAgttttatttacaatatcaaTGCCATAAATGTTACTGTAATAAGAGTACCTGAGCGTAGGTGAGATAGAATAACTGATCGAAGTTAAGTTTAAGCCACGGAAGATGAACTTCTTGGAATTCAGAATTCCTTCCGGGAGATCTCAATCGATCCAAAGTATCATAGGCCAATCTGAGCCCCATCGCTTCGGATAGGCGTTCGTTTAGGCTCATTTGCAAAATCTAAAACGCGTTGAAAGAAAGATTATTACTTTTAGTGGTGTAACAATTCAATGTCTTACTTTAAAATCGTATTTTTACAATGTAACGATTTTATagggaaaaaagaaagaaatatatgAAATGACCTCGTAAGTGACAGTCTGCCCTGTAGACGGTATCGTCATATTCATAggattttgataaaaaatatttctttgacTGTAATCGTCGTTGTCACTCAACAGAGAGTTTTCAGTGTCACGAATTCCATTCCAATAATAGATACCTAGTAATAAACGTTAAGGTAAATTGTTGTACATTTGGAAGATAAGATTCCTTTTCTATCGgatctattattataaatttataacgtCATTATGAATATTACGTATCGTTGAAATATACCATTTGCGTCAAAGTGATGCGCAATTTGATGTGCTATCACATTACCGAGTGTCGCCAGTATTATGTAATCGAACGAGAGTTCATTGTACTTGGTGGACCAGTCGATCACACCAAACGGTATCACGACAAGATTTAATTCGTAAACCGCGAGCCCTTTGGACTGGAATGGTGTTGCGTAATGTGTCCATCTGTTATATCAATTCGTACAGCAAAGTTATCTTGCAGTAGAAGAGTCTGGCTACATGGCTCTCAACGGGATTATAATAATGGAAAAAGATTGGAGAATAAGCCATATAAGTGGAACTAATTCTTTGCAGTTCTTGATTATTAAAATCATAGCGCAAacttgcaaattgaaaaattcatgtGTATAATAAGAACCATGTAGCAAGACTACATTGTAATTCATCTATtaatttatgattgtaataactTACATCTGTTCAGGATCATTTGGATCTGTAAGTAATTctgcataaattaattttctgtacCTCTGCATCAATGAGACTGAGTTCTCAAAATAATTGTCGGACAAATCGatctgaaattacaaattatcatATCAATTATCATATCTCTTATGCGTCCTAATATTGCGCACATATCTCTTATCAGTTCCTTATAAAATACTacgttctttctttctttttaaatacCTCGTATGCTTTAGTTGATCTGTAAGCGGAATTGTTGTTATTCAAATATGAAATGTCAGGCACAGCAATTTTCAGATCGTTTATTTTTGCGATCAACGCGTTGCGTCTCTCCGGTGCGGCCCATTTTACCTCTTTTACGTTTAATGTTAGTGTCTCCTTAAGTATTTCGAACAAATTATGTATCTGTTAAGTTACAGAATAGCGATTAAACTTTACTATGTAAACGATTCCTTCAATTAGTCACGGTACGTGAAACGAAACTCTTACAGTTCTATTCATGTACGTGAGCTGATCTCTCGAAAAGGAGGAAACGTACAAATCCGAAGCTTCCGGGATTAAAAGGCTAGCGGCCACGCGAAGGCAGTATTCTTCAGCGTTTCGTTGCTTTGGCAGAACCAGCTGAAAAAAAGAAACgcttataaaagaaaaaaaaaaaataaagaaaacacatgacataaaataaaaagtagagtataCCTCATGATAAAGATTGCGTGCATACAATCCTAAAAGTGCATTATTTAATTGCATAGGATCTTCTGCTTTAAATTCTTCCAGACTTTTCAGTCCTTGATCCAGAACGTTATAGAAATAAACCTGCACTCGTACTGTAGTGTTAATCGTATTCATCGGTTTAATTTGTTCTTTCGTTAACAAATAAATCAGTTGCGTCCAATTCACCTATGAATACATTGTGAAATGTTATTGACCTATCCTGTAAAGAAAATTAATCatgcaataatttataatttccttaCGACTTTGTAACtttcttccaatttttcaatagtAACTAGTGTGTAGTTTTTCATTAGATAAGCTTCACGAATCTCTGACTTAGACGGGTAAATCTGAAATCATTGACATAATTAATTTAGCATCGGGATAGATCTGGATCCATGAAAAGCaacgataaaaattaatgataaattaaCTTACCGCGAATAACTTTTGTACTAGTTCCATATCAATCTTAATAACCGTAGTTTGTATATATTGCGTGATATTATACGGATTCTTTAACTCATTGAAAATACCCAATGCTCTTAAAGCTTCCGAGATGGAGTATATGAACTTCTTCgtatttttctaagaaataagagcaatttttaagcatttttaataaattgcaaaTGCTTGCTGAGCATCTATTATAAAACATAGTCTTAGATATTCATACTTTGCAAGTTTTGTATTCCTTATACAGTTTTCCTAAATTCACCGTGTCTTGTTCTCTCTCTAATTGTTTTGCATAACAAGGATCATCCGTGTTCTCTAAGTCAAAAGGATTTTTGTACATGGTTGGTCCTATTTTAAGAGTGAATGCTTTAGGCAAATATCCATCTAGGTCTGGAGAGATGTCGAACAGCAATGcactatgaataaaaaaaacgtCCACAAAATATATGTACGAatacacaattatttttatacgttcATTGTTCCAATTTTTCACCTGTTGTGTAGTAACAGATTAGCTAATAGCTCCGTAAAATTTGCGTGATTTCTTTCCCAGTCATCAGTAGTGTAAAACTTACCGACTTTATCCAAAGTCTGTTTTGCTGTAAACAGAATGATGTCGTGctgactttaaaattttttaactttgaaaatctagaatttTTAGTGAGTTCAGGATCAAGTTTTCAATAGACGTACCCAGCTTTATTCTCTCACTCAAGTCTACGTTCTCATATTGCATACAGCTGTCGTAGTATTTGATGAATGTGGAC
This region includes:
- the LOC100881515 gene encoding endothelin-converting enzyme 1, whose product is MPSRRSYQITSVESSKAIGQDQSYRSCLLALIIFFFLCIILILASLPWKRNHAGRSEYKAEQEKTYHLHGYHIQETTTTTTTPTPIVKYRPTISLTEPQETISETETSTQDYDNVYKFEKLQSVETTKVSTSSANDNESSTYAPSNSTILDFIAKTTTSEIYQTTTDNVLEVTTKNQNDVVETTFQNRQETLTESTVLSTVIDDTTSINSITTPTNSTDNKVCTTGECKNMASKILFYMNHTIDPCEDFYEYACGGFETNPHTVEQNLENMAYRRIFRQMQKEIHEGKSSTFIKYYDSCMQYENVDLSERIKLAKQTLDKVGKFYTTDDWERNHANFTELLANLLLHNSALLFDISPDLDGYLPKAFTLKIGPTMYKNPFDLENTDDPCYAKQLEREQDTVNLGKLYKEYKTCKKNTKKFIYSISEALRALGIFNELKNPYNITQYIQTTVIKIDMELVQKLFAIYPSKSEIREAYLMKNYTLVTIEKLEESYKVVNWTQLIYLLTKEQIKPMNTINTTVRVQVYFYNVLDQGLKSLEEFKAEDPMQLNNALLGLYARNLYHELVLPKQRNAEEYCLRVAASLLIPEASDLYVSSFSRDQLTYMNRTIHNLFEILKETLTLNVKEVKWAAPERRNALIAKINDLKIAVPDISYLNNNNSAYRSTKAYEIDLSDNYFENSVSLMQRYRKLIYAELLTDPNDPEQIWTHYATPFQSKGLAVYELNLVVIPFGVIDWSTKYNELSFDYIILATLGNVIAHQIAHHFDANGIYYWNGIRDTENSLLSDNDDYSQRNIFYQNPMNMTIPSTGQTVTYEILQMSLNERLSEAMGLRLAYDTLDRLRSPGRNSEFQEVHLPWLKLNFDQLFYLTYAQTHCTKSPLTSSYISLYENEQLPSRIRIFVSASNNKLLGKAWKCPDGSQIMPSYTCTPFPYLECDDATEAT